The genomic window AGACGAAGGCCCCGACGGAGAAGATCGCCGCGAGGGCGAAGACGACGCTCCAGTATCGCACGGGTGAGGCTCCCCTGAAGGGTCTTCCACTTCCGGTTCGGCCGCGGTTCCGCGGGGCCGGCCGGGACGTCTCGAGGCGGCGATCAGCGGGCGGCGACCGGAGGCGTCCCCGACACACCCGGCGGGACTTCCGGCCCTCCGGGATGGGGCGACTCCCCGAGCAGCTCGGGCTCGAAGGGGAGGGCCAGGACGAAGTTCACGAGGTCCCACACCTTCTTCTCGTCGATGGTCGGGTAGTGGGCCGGCATCTGGGCGCCGGTGATCCCCTTGGCGATCCGCCAGTAGATGTCGATGGGCCGCCGGCCGCCCTTGTAGACGGTGTCCTTGCCCCGGTTCAGGTTCGCCGGGCGGAGCGGGTTGCCCCAGTCGTCCAGCTTCTGGCCCCAGAGGTCCTTCATCTCGGGGCTCAGGGCGTCGATCCGCTGCTGCCGCTCGCTCGGGTTGCCGCCGAAGACGACCTGGTTGAACACGTCCTGGGGGACGAAGCTCTTGCCGTCGCCCCTGGCCAGCAGGCCGTGGCATCCCGAGCATTCGAGCTTCTCCGGCGTCTTGCCGAGGAACAGCTCGCGGCCTCGGAGGATGCTCTCGCGGGTAGACTCGGTCCGGGCGATTGTCGGGTTGACGACCTTCGACTGGTCGGCGATCCAGCGCCGGATCACGCCGTCGGCGATCTCCGCGGCCGTCTCGGGCGAGAGGGCGTTGATGTCGGTCTCGTCCGAGATCGCCCCCTCGTCGATGAGCGCCAGCTCGGTCTCGCCGCGGATCGAGAGGAAGATCACGTAGTCCACGACCTGGTCGATCTCGAAGTCCGAGAGCAGGGAGTGGAACGCCGGCATCGAGGTCCCGTTGAGGCCGTTGCGGACGGTCCGCTTGAGGTCCTCCTTCGAGGGCCTCGCGCCGTTGGGCGTGGACGTGAACTTGAACAGGCCCTTGCGATAGTCGCGCGGGTAGGGATAGAGGAACGGGGCCGTCGGGCCGTCGCCGGCGCCCGAGACGCCGTGGCAGTGCAGGCATTGGCGGCGGTAGATCCCGTAGCCCCCCGCGTAGCGCGTGAACTGCTTGGTGACCGGGTCCTCGTTCGCCGAGTGCTTCACCACGCCGTCCTGGACCTGGTAGTTGCCCAGGTAGGCACCGCCGGAATTGAGCAGGCCGCCCATGGCCTCCGGGACGCGGATCCGCTGGGGATCCTCCCCGAAGATGTCCGCGAGGGCCTTGCGGACCTTCTCCTGGAGCCTCGGCTTGCCGACGAGGCTGGACCGGCCCTTGACGTCCTTCGTCAGGGCCTCGTTCTCCACGTAATGGAGCTTTCCCGCGAGGAAGCTGTCGGAGCAACCGGAGATGGCGGGAACCAGGAAGCAGAGGCCGATGACTCGATGAAGCCGACTCCGCACGGTCACGCGATCATCCTCCCCGCAACGGGGCGAAAGACTTCGACCCGTCGGTACCGACAAGAGGTCTCTAGACGGCCAGGAAACTGGCCAGGCACGAAACACCTGAGCGGCGGATCCGGGCGGCGCGAAGCCCTCGGAGCGTCGAGCCAACCCCACCCTCATAGGCCGGCCGCCGTAACGGAAGTTGTTGGCGACCAAGGAGTGGGGGTATTTTGACGCCCGGCATTCTGCGCCGTCAAGGCACGGACGACCCTCGATCGGGAAGTTATCCTAGTCATCTCCTCCGGCGCCGACAAGTCACCCGAAGTTTTCGTGAAATTCGCCGAGGACGAAATTTATGACGGGGCGGAAAACGCCCGATATTGAGGAACGCTCCAGTCTCATTCCCCGTCGCCCGATCGCATACCAATGTGCGAGAGAACATGCCATCCACCCGCCGAGGTAAGGGAGAGACGGACCGGCCGGTGCCGCTGCACCGGGAGTACCGGAACGGCAAGCCGCTGCTCGTCATCGAGTCCCCGGAGCCGCCGGCCACGAGCTACTGGTCGGCGACGAGGAGGCCGCTCCCCTCGCTGATCCTGGTCGCCCCCTTGATCTTGATGTACGAGCTGGGCGTCGTCTGGCAAGGGGGCTCGGGGGCGGCGGTACGCACCGGGGCGGACGCCTGGATGCGTCGGCTGCTCTCCTCGGTCGGGATGACGGACCAATGGCTGCCGCCGCTGGCGCTGGTGCTCATCCTCCTGGCCTGGCAGGTCTGCAGCCCTCGCAATTGGCGGTTCTCGCCGTCCACGCTGGTCGGCATGGTCCTCGAGAGCGGCCTGCTGGCGATCGCCCTGGTCGGGATCAGCCGGCTGATCGACGTGGGCTTCACGTTCCTCGACCAGCATCCTCCCCTGGCGCTGGCCGTCGAGGCCCGGCCGGGCCTCTCGCCCTATGCGCCCCTGATCGGCTTCCTGGGGGCCGGGGTCTACGAGGAGGCGCTCTTCCGGCTGATCCTGGTGCCGGTCTTCTTCCACACCCTGAAGATCCTCCAGATGCCCCAGGTGCTGGCGAGCGCGCTGGCGGTCACGGGCTCCGCCCTCCTGTTCTCCCTGGCCCATCACGCCGGGACCCCGGGCGAGGCCTTCACCTGGTACGCGTTCGTCTTCCGATGGACGGCCGGCGTCTTCTTCGCCTGGGTCTTCATCGTCCGCGGGTTCGGCATCGCGGTCGGCACGCACACCGCGTACGATGTCCTCGTCGGGTGGGTGGGGTGGCAGCTCTGAGCCGGCCGACCCGATCGTGACACCGTCGTGGACGCCGGCTCCGCCTCAACATGCCAGACACACGCCCCAGGCTCCGCATCGTCCACGTCTCGGACATCCATTTCTGGCGGTACGCCTGGAACCCGCTGCGGCTCCTCGGCAAGCGGGCCGTCGGCATGGCCTCGCTCCTCAGGGGGAGGGCCGCCCGGTTCCGCCTGGAGCGGATCGAGGATGTCGTGGACAGGGTGCTGTCGCTGGAGCCGGATCACATCCTGATCACCGGCGACCTCACGACCACGGCCCTCCCGGCCGAGTTCCGCGCGGCGAGGAAGGCCCTTGGGCCCTGGCTGAGGGACCGCGGCCGCGTGACCGTGCTGCCCGGCAACCACGATCGCTACACCGTCGGCGCCCACCGGAATCGTCGGTTCGAGGAATACTTCGGCGAGTTCATGCCGAAGCCGACCTTCCCCTGGCTGCGTCATCTTGACGGCCGCACCGCGATCCTCGGCCTCGACCCGACGCGGGCGGCGGTCTCGGCCCGGGGGTTGCTGCCGGCCCATCAGTTCGCGAAAGCCCGGGAGCTCGTCCAGGGGATGGAGCCCGCGAAACGCCGGTTGATCGTGGCCTGCCACTATCCGCTCCACGCGCCCGAGGCTCATCGGCGGGAATTGTCGGGCAAGCGGATGATCAATGCGGGCGAGGTCTCGGCCTGGCTCGCCGGCGTCGGGCCGCACGTCTACTGCTGCGGCCACGTCCACGCCGCCTGGTCGTTCCGGCCGGAAGCCATCCCGGGGCAGCTCTGCCTGAACGCCGGCGCCCCCCTGCTGCGCGACCATTCCGGCCACCGCCCCCCGGGGTTCCTCGAGATCACGCTCGAGGGCGAGCGGATCACGGTCGATCACCACGCTTGGAGAAGTGGCGGCTGGATTGTCGCGAAACTCTAGTCAGGAGGCGGCCCCCCCGGAGGCGACACCGGCGGAGGCTCGTCCGGTGGCCCTGTAGGAGCCGCCTCCGTGCGGCGACCGGGATGGCCTCGGCTCACCCGGTCGCCGCACGGAGGCGGCTCCTACCGCGATCGCACCGGATGCGAAACGCGGGCGTGTTCCGCCCTGGGTCAGTGAGCCTTGACGCGGAGCATGGCGCGGGCGCGGGCGACGCCTCGCGTCTTGGCAGCGAGCTCCTCGGGCGTGACGGCCCGGAGGTGCTCGGCCTTCTGGAGCTCCTGGGTCGCCGCGGCGGCGTCAATCTTCTCCGCCGCGATGGCGCGGGAGGTGAGCACGGTCACGACGTCGTCCCGGATCTGGACGAAGCCGCCGTCGACGAAGTAGCGGCGGGTTGTCTCGCCGGTCTTCGTGCGGAGCTCGCCGTAGCCGAGGCGGCCGATCGCCGGCGCCCGGCCGGGGAGGACGCCGAGCTCGCCGTCATGGAGTGGCAGGGCGACGAAGTCCGCCTCCTGCTCCAGCGCGGTCCGCTCGGGCGTCACGACGACGACCTGGAGGCGCCTGTCCTCGCCGCTGACCGGGCGCTTCTTCTCGACGCCCACCTCGACCGCTTCCGCCATGACGAATCAACCTCCCCGACAATTCGATCCGCTCCGCCGCGATGCGACCCGGGCCCCAACCTCAGATGGCCCCCATCTTCTTGGCCTGCTCCTCGGCCTCCTCGATGGCACCCACGTACATGAAGGCCTGCTCCGGCAGGTGGTCCCACTTGCCGTCGCAGATCTCCTTGAAGGAGCGGATCGTGTCGGGCAGCTTGGTGTAGCGGCCCGGCTTGTTGATGAAGACCTCGGCGACGATGAACGGCTGCGAGAGGAACCGCTCGATGCGGCGGGCGCGATGGACGATCAGCTTGTCGTCCTCGGAGAGCTCGTCCACGCCGAGGATGGCGATGATGTCCCGGAGCTCCTTGTACCGCTGGAGGATGGCCTGCACCCGGCGGGCGACGTCGTAGTGCTCCTGGCCGACGTACTGCGGGTCCAGGATTCGCGAGCTGGAGCCGAGCGGGTCGATGGCCGGGTAGATCCCCTTCTCGGAGATCGACCGCGAGAGCACGATGAAGGCGTCGAGGAAGCCGAAGGTCGTCGCCGGGGCCGGGTCGGTGAGGTCGTCGGCCGGGACGTACACCGCCTGCACCGAGGTGATGGCCCCCTTCTTCGTGGAGGTGATCCGCTCCTGGAGCGCGCCCATCTCGGTGGCGAGGGTCGGCTGGTAGCCCACGTTCGACGGCATCCGGCCGAGGAGCGCGGAGACCTCCGAGCCGGCCTGGCTGAACCGGAAGACGTTGTCCACGAACAGGAGAGTGTCGGCGCCGGTGGCGTCGCGGAACCACTCGGCCATCGTGAGGGCGGAGAGGGCGACGCGGAGCCGGGCGCCCGGGGGCTCGTTCATCTGGCCGAAGCACATCACGGTGCTGTCGATGACCGACTTGCCGGTCTTGCCGATCTGCGTCTCCTGCATCTCGAGCCAGAGGTCGTTCCCCTCGCGGGTCCGCTCGCCGACCCCCGCGAAGACGGAGTAGCCGCTGTGGACCGACGCGATGCGGGCGATCAGCTCCGTGAGGATGACCGTCTTGCCGAGCCCGGCGCCGCCGAAGAGGCCGATCTTGCCGCCGCGGACGAACGGGGTGAGCAGGTCCACGACCTTGATGCCGGTCTCGAACTGCTCCGTCTTGGGGGAGAGGTTGTCGAAGTCCGGCGGCTCGCGGTGGATCGGCCAGCGCTCGTCGGAGTGGACCGGGCCGCGGCCGTCGATCGGCTCGCCGAGCAGGTTGAAGACCCGGCCGAGGGCCCCCTTGCCGACGGGGACGCTCACGGGCGCCCCCTGGTCGACGACCGTCATGCCGCGGACGAGGCCGTCGGTCGACCCCAGCGCGACGCAGCGGACGCGGTTGCCGCCGAGGTGCTGCTGGACCTCCCCGGTCAGGTGGATCGGGACGCCCGCCTGCTCGGCGTCGACCGTCAGGGCGTTGTAGATGTGGGGCAGGTGCCCCTCGTCGAACTCGGCGTCGAAGGTCGAGCCGATCACCTGGGCGATCCGTCCGGTCTTGGTCGCGGTGGCCATGGTCAGAGATTCCTCGCATTCGGCCCGGCGGCGGGGCCTGGCCCCTCGCCCGGGAGATCACGCTCGCGCGTCGGTCGGTCTTGATTCGGGTCGGTCGTGTCAAGAGAGGGCGGCGGCGGCCCCCACGATGTCGGCGAGGTCGCCGGTGATCTGGGACTGCCGGGCCCGGTTGTACTGGCGGGTCAGCGACTTGATCAGGTCGTCCGCGTTCTGGGTGGCGCCCCGCATGGCGACCATCCGGGCGATCTGCTCGCTGACCGCCGCGTCCAGGAAGCACTTGAAGAGCCGGACCTTGAACGAGACCGGGACGATCTCCTCCAGGATGCTCCCCGCGTCGGGCAGGAACTCGTAGGGGACCCGCTCCTTGGACTTCGCGGCGGCCTCGTCGGGCCTCGGGGCCTTCGACTTCATCACCGGCTCGCCCGCGGCGCCCAGGTCCCCGGCCACGATGGGCAGCAGGGTGGTGAGGGTCGCCACCTGGCGGGCGGCGTTGATGAAGCGGGTGTAGACGACGTCGAGCTGGTCGATCTCGCCGGCGATGTACATGGCGATGTAGCGGTCGGCGAGCCGCTCCACCTCGTCGAACTGCGGCCGGTCCTCGAACTGGTTGTACGTCGCGTCCATCCGCGTCTTGCGGTACTTCATGAAGTTGACGCCGCGCTTGCCGGAGACCTCCAGCCGCGTCTCGATGCCGTCGGTCTCCAGCTCCTGGTAGCGGCGATACGCCAGCCGCAGGACGTTGCCGTTGTAGCCGCCGGCCAGGCCGCGGTTGCTCGTCAGGACCAGGAGCAAGGACCGCTTCACCGGGTCCCGCTTCTCGAGCAGGGGGTGCTTGACGTCCCGAGAGGTCTCCCCCAGGTCGGCCACGAGCTCGGCGATCTTCCGCGTGTAGGCCTCCGCCTCGGTCGCGCGGTCGAGCGTCTTGCGGAACCGCGCCGTGGCGATCAGCTCCATCGTCCGGGTGATCTTGCGGATGTTCTGGACCGCCTGGCGGCGCTTGACGATCGCTCGGGCTTTGGCCATCGGTGGTGTCTTCCGCTCGCTCGAACAGGGGTCGGGGCGCCGCGGGGGCGCCCCGGAGGGTTCAGGAAACGGCCGCCATCGCCGGCTCGGTGGCGGACGCGGCCCGGAAGTGGGTCGACTTGAACTCCTTGAGGGCCGCCCGCAGCCCCTCGGCGATCTGGTCGGTCATCTTCTTCTCGCGCTCGAGGGCGCCTCGGACGTCCGACTTCCGCTCCCGCATGAAGGCGAGGAACCCCTTCTCGAAGGCCCGGACCTCCTTGACGGGCAGGTCGTCCAGGAAGCCCTCGGTGCCGGCGAAGATGCTCATGACCTGGTCGATGGCGGAGAGCGGCTCATACTGGGGCTGCTTGAGCAGCTCCACCATCCGGTAGCCGCGGTCGAGCTGGGCCTGGGTCGCCTTGTCGAGCTCGGTGCCGAGCTGGGCGAACGCCTCCAGCTCGCGGAAGGCCGCCAGGTCCAGCCGCAGGCCGCCGGCCACCTTCTTCATGGCCGGGATCTGCGCCTTGCCGCCCACGCGGGAGACGCTGATGCCGACGTCGATGGCCGGGCGGACGCCGGCGAAGAAGAGGTCGGGCTGGAGGTAGATCTGGCCGTCGGTGATCGAGATCACGTTCGTCGGGATGTAGGCGGAGACCTCGCCTTCCAGCGTCTCGATGATCGGCAGGGCCGTCAGCGAGCCGCCGGAGATCGTGGTCTTCTCCACCTTGTGCCCCTCGGGATAGTGCTCCTTCATCGCGTGCTTGGCCTCCTCCAGGCCGGGCACGCCGACGTACACCTTCTTGTCGACCCCCATCTCGTCGGTGACGTTGTCCGTGGGCGTCGACGCGGGGACGATCACGTAGCGGTTCGCGAGCTTGGCGGACCGCTCCAGGAGCCGGGAGTGGGCGTAGAAGATGTCGCCCGGGTACGCCTCGCGCCCCGGCGGCCGGCGGAGCAGCAGGGAGACCTCGCGGTAGGCGACGGCCTGCTTCGAGAGGTCGTCGTAGATGCAGAGCGTGGGCTTGCCCTGCTCGTACATGAAGTACTCGGCCATGGCGCAGCCGGCGTACG from Aquisphaera giovannonii includes these protein-coding regions:
- the atpD gene encoding F0F1 ATP synthase subunit beta, which codes for MATATKTGRIAQVIGSTFDAEFDEGHLPHIYNALTVDAEQAGVPIHLTGEVQQHLGGNRVRCVALGSTDGLVRGMTVVDQGAPVSVPVGKGALGRVFNLLGEPIDGRGPVHSDERWPIHREPPDFDNLSPKTEQFETGIKVVDLLTPFVRGGKIGLFGGAGLGKTVILTELIARIASVHSGYSVFAGVGERTREGNDLWLEMQETQIGKTGKSVIDSTVMCFGQMNEPPGARLRVALSALTMAEWFRDATGADTLLFVDNVFRFSQAGSEVSALLGRMPSNVGYQPTLATEMGALQERITSTKKGAITSVQAVYVPADDLTDPAPATTFGFLDAFIVLSRSISEKGIYPAIDPLGSSSRILDPQYVGQEHYDVARRVQAILQRYKELRDIIAILGVDELSEDDKLIVHRARRIERFLSQPFIVAEVFINKPGRYTKLPDTIRSFKEICDGKWDHLPEQAFMYVGAIEEAEEQAKKMGAI
- a CDS encoding CPBP family intramembrane glutamic endopeptidase, producing MPLHREYRNGKPLLVIESPEPPATSYWSATRRPLPSLILVAPLILMYELGVVWQGGSGAAVRTGADAWMRRLLSSVGMTDQWLPPLALVLILLAWQVCSPRNWRFSPSTLVGMVLESGLLAIALVGISRLIDVGFTFLDQHPPLALAVEARPGLSPYAPLIGFLGAGVYEEALFRLILVPVFFHTLKILQMPQVLASALAVTGSALLFSLAHHAGTPGEAFTWYAFVFRWTAGVFFAWVFIVRGFGIAVGTHTAYDVLVGWVGWQL
- the atpC gene encoding ATP synthase F1 subunit epsilon, producing MAEAVEVGVEKKRPVSGEDRRLQVVVVTPERTALEQEADFVALPLHDGELGVLPGRAPAIGRLGYGELRTKTGETTRRYFVDGGFVQIRDDVVTVLTSRAIAAEKIDAAAATQELQKAEHLRAVTPEELAAKTRGVARARAMLRVKAH
- a CDS encoding c-type cytochrome, giving the protein MTVRSRLHRVIGLCFLVPAISGCSDSFLAGKLHYVENEALTKDVKGRSSLVGKPRLQEKVRKALADIFGEDPQRIRVPEAMGGLLNSGGAYLGNYQVQDGVVKHSANEDPVTKQFTRYAGGYGIYRRQCLHCHGVSGAGDGPTAPFLYPYPRDYRKGLFKFTSTPNGARPSKEDLKRTVRNGLNGTSMPAFHSLLSDFEIDQVVDYVIFLSIRGETELALIDEGAISDETDINALSPETAAEIADGVIRRWIADQSKVVNPTIARTESTRESILRGRELFLGKTPEKLECSGCHGLLARGDGKSFVPQDVFNQVVFGGNPSERQQRIDALSPEMKDLWGQKLDDWGNPLRPANLNRGKDTVYKGGRRPIDIYWRIAKGITGAQMPAHYPTIDEKKVWDLVNFVLALPFEPELLGESPHPGGPEVPPGVSGTPPVAAR
- a CDS encoding metallophosphoesterase family protein translates to MPDTRPRLRIVHVSDIHFWRYAWNPLRLLGKRAVGMASLLRGRAARFRLERIEDVVDRVLSLEPDHILITGDLTTTALPAEFRAARKALGPWLRDRGRVTVLPGNHDRYTVGAHRNRRFEEYFGEFMPKPTFPWLRHLDGRTAILGLDPTRAAVSARGLLPAHQFAKARELVQGMEPAKRRLIVACHYPLHAPEAHRRELSGKRMINAGEVSAWLAGVGPHVYCCGHVHAAWSFRPEAIPGQLCLNAGAPLLRDHSGHRPPGFLEITLEGERITVDHHAWRSGGWIVAKL
- the atpG gene encoding ATP synthase F1 subunit gamma; this encodes MAKARAIVKRRQAVQNIRKITRTMELIATARFRKTLDRATEAEAYTRKIAELVADLGETSRDVKHPLLEKRDPVKRSLLLVLTSNRGLAGGYNGNVLRLAYRRYQELETDGIETRLEVSGKRGVNFMKYRKTRMDATYNQFEDRPQFDEVERLADRYIAMYIAGEIDQLDVVYTRFINAARQVATLTTLLPIVAGDLGAAGEPVMKSKAPRPDEAAAKSKERVPYEFLPDAGSILEEIVPVSFKVRLFKCFLDAAVSEQIARMVAMRGATQNADDLIKSLTRQYNRARQSQITGDLADIVGAAAALS
- the atpA gene encoding F0F1 ATP synthase subunit alpha; amino-acid sequence: MKFRADEISSVIQREIEQFAPEITRSEVGQVLEVGDGIARVYGLSGVMAGEMVAFKNGIKGIASNLEESSVGVIVLGDYTQIEEGDTVTATGGLLRVPVGDALVGRVVNPLGEPMDQGGPILTEKTRALESPAPGIAGRQPVDEPLQTGVKAIDSMIPIGRGQRELIIGDRKTGKTAIAIDTILNQKGTGVICVYVAIAQKESTTAGLVDILRRHGAMDYTIVVAAGASDPAPLQYIAPYAGCAMAEYFMYEQGKPTLCIYDDLSKQAVAYREVSLLLRRPPGREAYPGDIFYAHSRLLERSAKLANRYVIVPASTPTDNVTDEMGVDKKVYVGVPGLEEAKHAMKEHYPEGHKVEKTTISGGSLTALPIIETLEGEVSAYIPTNVISITDGQIYLQPDLFFAGVRPAIDVGISVSRVGGKAQIPAMKKVAGGLRLDLAAFRELEAFAQLGTELDKATQAQLDRGYRMVELLKQPQYEPLSAIDQVMSIFAGTEGFLDDLPVKEVRAFEKGFLAFMRERKSDVRGALEREKKMTDQIAEGLRAALKEFKSTHFRAASATEPAMAAVS